A genomic window from Phoenix dactylifera cultivar Barhee BC4 unplaced genomic scaffold, palm_55x_up_171113_PBpolish2nd_filt_p 000092F, whole genome shotgun sequence includes:
- the LOC103717318 gene encoding universal stress protein PHOS32-like isoform X2: MNPRQTPPEPDRHAAPSPAAVAVAAAQAIQPSSPRFFFSAAAAASPGSHRRIAIAVDLSNESAYAVRWAVQNYLRPGDAVILLHVRPTSVLYGADWGSIDLSVSAAAAASAEEPDSEESQQKLEDDFDTFTTTKAQDLAQPLVEAQIPFKIHIVKDHDMKERLCLEVERLGLSAVIMGSRGFGASKRSSKSRLGSVSDYCVHHCVCPVVVVRYPDDVTGAGTGARRSSVDGGDGAVGKDLGLQPVPEEEHERPGATQGKKDA; the protein is encoded by the exons ATGAATCCCAGGCAAACACCACCGGAGCCCGATCGCCATGCCGCGCCGTCTccggcggcggtggcggtggcggcCGCGCAGGCGATCCAGCCGTCCTCCCCGCGCTTCTTCTTCTcggctgcggcggcggcgagcCCGGGCTCCCACCGCCGGATCGCGATCGCCGTCGATCTGAGCAACGAGAGCGCCTACGCCGTGCGGTGGGCGGTCCAGAACTACCTGCGCCCTGGCGACGCTGTGATCCTCCTCCACGTCCGCCCCACCAGTGTACTCTATGGCGCCGACTGGGGCTCGATCGACCTCTCGGTCTCCGCCGCGGCGGCGGCCTCCGCTGAGGAGCCCGACTCCGAGGAGTCGCAGCAGAAGCTGGAGGATGACTTCGACACCTTCACGACCACCAAGGCCCAGGATCTGGCACAGCCCCTCGTGGAGGCTCAGATCCCTTTCAAGATCCACATCGTCAAGGACCACGACATGAAGGAGAGGCTCTGTCTCGAGGTGGAGAGGCTCGGCCTCAGCGCCGTCATCATGGGGAGCAGGGGGTTCGGGGCCTCCAAGAGAAGCAGCAAGAGCCGGCTTGGGAGTGTCAGTGACTACTGTGTCCACCACTGTGTGTGCCCTGTAGTGGTGGTACGTTACCCTGACGATGTGACCGGTGCGGGAACGGGGGCCAGGAGATCGTCGGTGGATGGTGGTGATGGGGCGGTGGGGAAGGATTTGGGGCTGCAGCCAGTGCCAGAGGAAGAGCATGAGCGCCCTGGTGCCACCCAAGGAAAGAAAG ATGCTTGA
- the LOC103717318 gene encoding universal stress protein PHOS32-like isoform X1 gives MNPRQTPPEPDRHAAPSPAAVAVAAAQAIQPSSPRFFFSAAAAASPGSHRRIAIAVDLSNESAYAVRWAVQNYLRPGDAVILLHVRPTSVLYGADWGSIDLSVSAAAAASAEEPDSEESQQKLEDDFDTFTTTKAQDLAQPLVEAQIPFKIHIVKDHDMKERLCLEVERLGLSAVIMGSRGFGASKRSSKSRLGSVSDYCVHHCVCPVVVVRYPDDVTGAGTGARRSSVDGGDGAVGKDLGLQPVPEEEHERPGATQGKKVYL, from the exons ATGAATCCCAGGCAAACACCACCGGAGCCCGATCGCCATGCCGCGCCGTCTccggcggcggtggcggtggcggcCGCGCAGGCGATCCAGCCGTCCTCCCCGCGCTTCTTCTTCTcggctgcggcggcggcgagcCCGGGCTCCCACCGCCGGATCGCGATCGCCGTCGATCTGAGCAACGAGAGCGCCTACGCCGTGCGGTGGGCGGTCCAGAACTACCTGCGCCCTGGCGACGCTGTGATCCTCCTCCACGTCCGCCCCACCAGTGTACTCTATGGCGCCGACTGGGGCTCGATCGACCTCTCGGTCTCCGCCGCGGCGGCGGCCTCCGCTGAGGAGCCCGACTCCGAGGAGTCGCAGCAGAAGCTGGAGGATGACTTCGACACCTTCACGACCACCAAGGCCCAGGATCTGGCACAGCCCCTCGTGGAGGCTCAGATCCCTTTCAAGATCCACATCGTCAAGGACCACGACATGAAGGAGAGGCTCTGTCTCGAGGTGGAGAGGCTCGGCCTCAGCGCCGTCATCATGGGGAGCAGGGGGTTCGGGGCCTCCAAGAGAAGCAGCAAGAGCCGGCTTGGGAGTGTCAGTGACTACTGTGTCCACCACTGTGTGTGCCCTGTAGTGGTGGTACGTTACCCTGACGATGTGACCGGTGCGGGAACGGGGGCCAGGAGATCGTCGGTGGATGGTGGTGATGGGGCGGTGGGGAAGGATTTGGGGCTGCAGCCAGTGCCAGAGGAAGAGCATGAGCGCCCTGGTGCCACCCAAGGAAAGAAAG TTTATCTTTGA
- the LOC120104745 gene encoding uncharacterized protein LOC120104745 gives MTVLEYANKFNELGRFCPQFTEAEESKANRFEQGLRDKILSRLSVLIFTSYGDVLERALKVEADLKRSEKERGDLKRSRTTGDQSARPRNFGENANKKNKFGACNFCGKPHGGLCLKKMGACFNYGQIGHIARDCQQKKNDPRPIGSGDQKQKGTARVFALTQQDVSASESVVTGTIPINTVDTSILFDSGSTHSFVSIKFSSSLYCIPEKLVEPLYVATPLQKTVIADIIFKKCIIQLGERELVADLIQLDMQDFDIILGMDWLSKYHAHIDCFRKRVVFHIPGELEFFFQGDAPKQCKSSLHIVSAMCARKALRKGCQAYLAYVIDTRIETRLDDIPIVGEYPDVFPDDLPGLPPDREIDFKIDLVPGVGPISKPPYRMAPAELRELKAQLQELLEKKFIRPSVSPWGAPVLFVKKKDGSMRMCIDYRELNKVIVKNKYPLPRIDDLFDQLQGAQVFSKIDLRSGYHQLKIQTEDVPKTAFRTRYGHYEFLVMPFGLTNAPAAFMDLMNRVFKEFLDQFVIVFIDDILVYSKSKEEHEHHLRLVLQTLQEKKLHAKLSKCEFWLDSIAFLGHVISRNGISVDSKKIEAVVNWPRSTNVTEIRSFLGLAGYYRRFVEGFSRIAIPLTRLTQKRAKYDWSGECEPSF, from the coding sequence ATGACCGTGCTTGAATATGCCAACAAGTTCAATGAACTGGGTCGGTTCTGTCCCCAATTTACGGAGGCTGAAGAGAGCAAGGCTAACAGGTTCGAGCAGGGCTTGAGGGATAAGATTCTATCCCGATTGTCAGTCCTGATCTTCACCAGTTATGGAGATGTCCTGGAGAGAGCACTGAAAGTAGAAGCAGATCTGAAGAGgtcagagaaagaaagaggtgaTCTGAAGAGGTCCAGGACAACTGGGGATCAGAGTGCAAGGCCAAGAAATTTTGGAGAAAATGCaaacaaaaagaacaaattTGGGGCCTGCAATTTCTGTGGCAAGCCACATGGTGGACTTTGccttaaaaagatgggagcctgCTTTAACTATGGTCAGATTGGGCATATTGCACGTGATTGTCAGCAAAAGAAGAATGACCCTAGGCCTATTGGATCAGGGGATCAGAAGCAGAAGGGGACTGCTCGGGTCTTTGCATTGACTCAGCAGGATGTCAGTGCAAGCGAAAGTGTGGTGACAGGTACTATCCCCATCAATACAGTTGATACATCtatattatttgattctggCTCTACACATTCTTTTGTATCTATCAAATTCTCTAGCTCTTTATATTGCATACCTGAGAAATTAGTGGAGCCATTATATGTTGCTACACCCCTACAAAAAACAGTAATTGCTGACATTATCTTCAAGAAGTGCATAATTCAGTTAGGAGAAAGGGAGTTAGTGGCAGACTTAATACAGCTAGACATGCAAGATTTTGACATCATCTTGGGAATGGATTGGCTGTCCAAGTACCATGCTCATATAGACTGCTTCAGAAAGAGAGTAGTGTTCCATATACCAGGGGAGCTGGAATTTTTCTTTCAAGGCGATGCACCCAAGCAATGTAAGTCTTCTTTACATATTGTTTCTGCTATGTGTGCACGCAAAGCATTAAGAAAAGGGTGTCAAGCCTATCTAGCCTATGTCATAGATACTCGAATTGAGACAAGACTAGATGATATTCCTATTGTGGGAGAATACCCTGATGTTTTCCCTGATGACCTACCTGGACTGCCCCCTGATCGGGAGATTGATTTTAAGATTGATCTTGTACCGGGGGTTGGACCCATCTCCAAGCCCCCTTATCGGATGGCTCCGGCAGAGTTGAGAGAATTGAAAGCTCAGCTACAAGAACTTCTAGAGAAGAAGTTCATTCGGCCTAGTGTTTCCCCATGGGGAGCTCCGGTGttatttgtaaagaagaaggacgGGAGCATGAGGATGTGTATTGACTATAGGGAGTTGAATAAAGTAATAGTGAAGAACAAGTATCCACTGCCTCGGATTGATGACCTATTTGATCAGTTGCAAGGGGCGCAAGTGTTCTCAAAGATAGACTTGCGATCCGGGTATCATCAACTGAAAATTCAAACAGAAGATGTGCCTAAAACAGCATTTCGGACTAGGTATGGCCATTATGAATTTTTggttatgccttttggattaACCAATGCTCCTGCTGCCTTTATGGACCTGATGAACAGGGTCTTCAAGGAGTTTCTGGATCAGTTTGTTATTGTATTTATTGATGACATACTGGTTTATTCCAAGAGCAAGGAAGAGCATGAACATCATTTGAGGTTAGTGTTGCAAACTTTGCAAGAAAAGAAGTTACATGCCAAGCTGAGCAAATGTGAATTCTGGCTGGATAGCATTGCATTTCTTGGGCATGTGATCTCCAGAAATGGAATTTCAGTAGACTCAAAGAAAATTGAAGCGGTAGTGAACTGGCCTCGTTCTACTAATGTGACGGAGATCAGAAGCTTCTTAGGTCTGGCTGGATACTACAGAAGGTTTGTGGAGGGATTTTCCCGGATAGCCATTCCGTTGACTCGTTTGACTCAGAAACGAGCAAAGTACGATTGGAGCGGAGAGTGTGAGCCGAGTTTTTAG